A single genomic interval of Hydractinia symbiolongicarpus strain clone_291-10 chromosome 8, HSymV2.1, whole genome shotgun sequence harbors:
- the LOC130654310 gene encoding uncharacterized protein LOC130654310: MKAFWIIFCLTNFQTSHAGIGPPEDASKTLFYKRTSLTSLGIWWSDKPINGNSFITYDTVKIFYQNVLDNNDVGNIIDVPRVDHGFLISNLNPSGVYYVEASYAGGAEPSPTKCFPVYVFMEDMGGRPAGVYDMLIKATPEQSWKHNGDSFKLLRGDSAFLKGMYSGFDGDGLISPHAFQNKYSNYIVAMRQNPTYDLNWLSLQLELKSLKDHFAESTSLYWGDTDNVLALYGENRPQAVDYWWLKIGFNQGYFSHKIEFGVLMQAYCSMDCKVYAFGIGLSYPPYVGLYEPILNARISFYGYILGQRSEMFITDTLSSCITPTCGYGTKVYDHVCDVPEQPWKDVFCPRKKNDTCIQKECPFGIPENLRVEVVDRYYIKVKWDSFDRSSLQKKDDFQYKLMARHEGNTIHTSLISHSEHSYIFSDLSSFTEYSIHISGYSLLGNVQGNYSEPVNQTTKQDVPNGIATITSMEAINSTCMLLQWQHIPEKNVRGILRGYQIKYHDDDFNVSKIVETGPVTEYLICGLLPFKQYEVHLWARNDDYLADLYASASNMTDEDVPLKFGKNVWGEDTGSYSIKVEWEGLTNVREWLGHPYQYHVYYRRFGKSEFTEQIVVNASTFKVEIDGLEGYSEYEVAVAAATTVGVGAYSDIEIIKTGEAPPTGPPQNVTGAYNNSRSIYVNWTELMEEDTRGIITKYLIICTTISSVEMGKQNISSSERLTTVFGGLQIYRPYLVTVAAYTAAGLGPFSDPLTVWTDAEAPFRGPYNLTGYNTSSTSIYIEWNDIHKREWAGVIGNFQLTIQSVDDPNDKNITNITRKGNEKMFIFEAKDLKYFTTYQIKVSCFNVKGVSPFSNITVTTEESWSVIFPPSIHAVATGSNNVSISWELPDKTKIPGIVRGYTVRLQPIYTAEDLTIGTYSTRQRRDAPTELCAEGQYCEGLPMEMNNMTISGAGTVSFNTSGLRGNTFYNISISVDTKFVGLTSSPVQFLTPEGTPTMSAYNFTCEAVSYNALLLQWKHSPPAYLEGIRTKYMIYYQLGNKIVNETDEPYKRRMELFFLKANTQYTVWMTAFTSVGEGKPTEKLNCSTYETEPTAAPLQVRASSFHYPYASLIQWEHIPDDQWQGSKQGYTIFYEKLSTGEIDVDDGWIKATRVDVPLTTSYVLTGLESYSVYSVRIAARSNAGVGFKSESVRFETCHVPQAKLILNYMVYPPYVDYPKGNNLRPEGIVMDLTKQMLLTCAHNCTSFNQSVYISYNRVDLDSFSDIKNFTVNRTALQVPRLDTGKFTPEYSLIATTTSPGFIILEVPDSPAQAATKVEDGLLSGIFGTLPICAFYFMLNWLFGAIFWFCEPTKVEHKGRGISLAGIFEGLYLAIMTSTTVGYGDKIPETTSGRIYIVFWTLLGLVLTGIVTGTLSSALSVAAMNSMKQKLPDDKVLALYGSAEYTYGKKNIKKFDKNKTYYSYEEVFGPLKNKSVKYALLDRYVAEVLKSNISDYGLGVNKAFNVPSDFGVAAFGEMEKLKVCGTKFAKANTDITSKAISNLLKELAQARAKAANGKNSSTSTSLPSTEENVDLISFQAPLYQNTLKIVLIMWAVFIMLGIIYEGFRKRRANIEKNKIHTERERNLLWHTDLRIMALQTAKEFEEMMCRVEDKIEKLNYKHGKELLEIRTKMSKKFGVNFKYVKPSELGVSLEKILEYKEDLKNKPKEPFSVKFRRLRVGIASFFVKFFRFLMCK; encoded by the exons AGCTGGAAACATAATGGAGactcttttaaattattaagaggAGATTCAGCTTTCCTCAAAGGTATGTATTCTGGATTTGATGGTGACGGGCTGATATCGCCACATGCATTTCAAAACAAATACAGCAACTACATAGTAGCGATGAGACAAAATCCAACATATGACCTGAATTGGCTTAGTCTTCAACTGGAATTAAAATCTCTAAAGGATCACTTCGCGGAGTCGACTTCGCTATACTGGGGGGACACTGACAACGTACTGGCTTTGTACGGTGAAA atcGACCCCAAGCAGTTGATTACTGGTGgcttaaaattggttttaatCAGg GATACTTTTCTCATAAGATAGAGTTTGGAGTTTTAATGCAAGCTTATTGTTCTATGGATTGCAAAGTTTACGCATTTGGAATTGGGTTAAGTTACCCCCCTTACGTTGGTCTGTATGAACCTATTCTTAATGCTCGGATATCATTTTATGGCTATATCTTAG GACAACGGTCAGAAATGTTTATCACAGATACACTTAGTTCATGTATCACCCCTACATGTGGTTATGGCACAAAAGTTTACGATCATGTATGTGATGTCCCAGAGCAACCCTGGAAGGATGTTTTTTGTCCAAGAAAGAAAAACGACACCTGTATACAAAAAGAATGTCCAT ttGGCATTCCAGAAAATCTTCGTGTGGAAGTAGTTGATCGTTATTACATTAAGGTCAAATGGGACAGTTTTGATCGGTCATCATTACAGAAAAAGGATGATTTTCAATACAAATTAATGGCAAGACATGAAGGAAACACTATACACACAAGTTTAATTTCTCATTCAGAACATTCCTACATTTTCAGTGATTTGTCAAGCTTTACTGAATATTCTATTCATATATCTGGATACTCACTATTGGGTAATGTCCAAGGCAACTACAGTGAGCCTGTAAACCAAACAACAAAACAAGATG tACCAAATGGAATAGCTACTATTACTTCCATGGAAGCAATAAACTCTACTTGCATGTTGCTGCAATGGCAGCATATACCAGAAAAAAATGTGAGGGGAATTCTTCGTGGTTATCAAATTAAATACCACGATGACGACTTCAATGTCTCAAAAATAGTTGAAACAGGACCTGTCACTGAATACCTAATTTGTGGATTACTGCCTTTTAAACAATACGAGGTTCACTTATGGGCGAGGAATGATGATTATTTAGCTGATTTATATGCATCAGCATCAAATATGACCGACGAAGATG TTCCTCTAAAGTTCGGAAAAAATGTTTGGGGAGAAGATACTGGTTCGTACTCTATCAAAGTTGAATGGGAAGGGTTGACAAATGTAAGAGAATGGCTTGGTCATCCATATCAATACCATGTGTACTATCGTCGTTTTGGAAAGTCGGAATTTACGGAGCAAATAGTTGTTAATGCAAGCACTTTTAAAGTTGAAATTGATGGTTTGGAAGGTTACAGTGAGTATGAAGTAGCTGTTGCAGCGGCAACAACAGTTGGTGTTGGAGCATACAGTGATATTGAAATAATAAAGACTGGAGAAGCTC CACCGACTGGTCCACCTCAAAATGTTACTGGTGCGTACAATAACTCTCGAAGCATTTATGTTAATTGGACAGAACTTATGGAGGAAGATACTCGAGGAATAATTACGAAATATCTTATCATTTGTACAACGATAAGTTCAGTTGAAATGGGAAAACAGAACATTTCAAGTAGCGAAAGGTTGACCACTGTGTTTGGAGGTTTGCAAATATATAGACCATATTTAGTTACAGTTGCCGCCTACACTGCTGCCGGACTCGGACCTTTTAGTGATCCACTAACTGTGTGGACCGACGCAGAAG CACCATTTAGAGGACCTTATAATCTTACGGGTTACAACACAAGTTCGACATCGATCTACATTGAATGGAATGACATACACAAGAGAGAATGGGCTGGTGTTATTGGAAATTTTCAATTGACTATACAATCTGTTGACGACCCAAatgacaaaaatataacaaatataacaCGTAAAGG aaatgaaaaaatgtttattttcgaAGCGAAAGACCTAAAATATTTCACAACCTATCAGATTAAAGTTTCTTGTTTCAACGTTAAAGGCGTGTCTcctttttcaaatattacagTGACAACAGAGGAATCAT gGTCTGTTATTTTTCCTCCAAGCATCCATGCAGTGGCAACAGGAAGCAATAATGTAAGCATTTCATGGGAGCTCCCtgataaaacaaaaattccTGGCATTGTAAGAGGTTACACAGTGAGATTGCAACCAATATATACAGCTGAGGATTTGACAATTGGAACATACTCAACGCGACAACGAAGAGATGCACCAACCGAACTATGTGCAGAGGGACAGTACTGTGAGGGCTTACCAATGGAGAT GAATAACATGACTATCTCCGGTGCTGGTACCGTAAGTTTTAACACCAGTGGACTACGAGGAAATACGTTTTATAATATCAGCATTTCCGTTGATACAAAATTCGTTGGTTTAACTAGCTCACCTGTTCAATTCTTAACGCCTGAAGGAA CACCAACCATGTCAGCATACAATTTTACCTGTGAAGCAGTGAGTTACAATGCCCTTCTACTGCAATGGAAACACTCTCCTCCTGCTTATTTGGAAGGTATTCGAACAAAATATATGATTTATTACCAACTTGGCAATAAAATAGTCAATGAAACTGATGAACCATATAAAAGAAGAATGGAGTTATTCTTCTTGAAAGCAAACACACAATACACGGTTTGGATGACAGCTTTTACCAGTGTGGGGGAAGGAAAGCCGACTGAAAAGTTGAACTGTTCAACATATGAAACTG AACCAACAGCGGCTCCCCTACAAGTACGTGCATCTAGTTTCCATTATCCATATGCAAGCTTAATTCAATGGGAACATATACCAGATGATCAATGGCAAGGATCTAAGCAAGGCTATACTATCTTCTATGAGAAGTTATCTACTGGTGAAATCGATGTTGATGATGGATGGATAAAAGCTACAAGAGTCGATGTTCCTTTAACAACCTCTTATGTGCTTACAGGTTTAGAATCGTATAGTGTTTACAGTGTTCGTATAGCTGCAAGAAGTAATGCAGGTGTTGGTTTTAAGAGCGAGTCAGTACGTTTTG AAACATGTCATGTTCCACAAGCAAAGTTAATACTCAATTACATGGTATATCCACCTTATGTTGATTATCCAAAAGGTAACAATTTGCGTCCAGAAGGTATTGTAATGGATTTAACTAAACAAATGCTGCTGACATGTGCTCACAATTGCACTTCATTCAATCAAAGTGTTTACATCTCTTACAATCGCGTTGATTTGGACTCGTTCAGTGATATAAAGaattttacggtaaatcgcactGCATTGCAAGTCCCGAGGTTGGATACTGGAAAATTTACACCTGAATATTCTCTTATTGCCACTACAACAAGTCCAGGATTTATCATTCTGGAAGTTCCTGACAGCCCTGCGCAAGCTGCTACAAAAGTGGAGGATGGATTACTTAGTGGTATATTTGGAACTTTGCCTATATGTGCATTTTACTTTATGCTAAACTGGCTTTTTGGTGCAATATTTTGGTTTTGT GAACCAACAAAAGTTGAACACAAAGGTCGTGGAATATCATTGGCTGGTATATTTGAAGGTTTATACTTGGCTATTATGACCAGCACTACTGTTGG ATACGGTGACAAGATACCTGAAACAACGTCAGGGCGGATATATATAGTGTTTTGGACACTTCTTGGTTTGGTGTTAACTGGAATTGTTACCGGTACTCTTTCGTCAGCTTTGTCTGTGGCTGCTATGAATTCAATGAAACAAAAACTTCCAGATGACAAG GTGTTAGCATTGTATGGCTCTGCAGAGTACACATatggaaagaaaaatataaaaaagtttgatAAAA ACAAAACATATTACTCATACGAAGAAGTTTTTGGACCATTGAAaaacaaaagtgtaaaatatgCATTGCTTGATCGATATGTTGCTGAGGTATTAAAAAGCAACATCTCTGATTACGGGTTGGGTGTCAACAAAGCTTTTAATGTACCGTCTGATTTTGGTGTAGCTGCATTTGGTGAGATGGAGAAGTTAAAAGTTTGTGGGACAAAATTTGCAAAAGCAAATACGGATATAACGTCTAAGGCCATTTCAAATCTTTTAAAG GAGTTGGCGCAGGCAAGAGCAAAAGCAGCTAATGGTAAAAATTCCTCCACTTCTACGAGTCTTCCATCTACGGAAGAAAATGTTGACTTAATAAGTTTTCAGGCGCCGCTGTACCAAAATACacttaaaatagttttaattatGTGGGCGGTATTTATTATGCTTGGTATAATATATGAGGGATTCAGAAAAAGACGAGCAAACATTGAAAAGAACAAAATTCATACAGAAAGAG AACGAAATCTGTTATGGCATACTGATTTGAGAATCATGGCATTGCAGACTGCAAAGGAATTCGAGGAAATGATGTGTCGAGTTGAGGACAAAATTGAAAAGCTAAATTACAAACATGGGAAAGAGTTGCTGGAGATACGAACAAAAATGTCGAAAAAGTTTGGCGTCAATTTTAAGTATGTAAAACCAAGTGAGCTGGGTGTGTCGTTGGAAAAAATTCTGGAATACAAAGAGGATCTCAAAAATAAACCGAAAGAACCATTCTCTGTCAAGTTTCGAAGACTTCGAGTGGGCATCGCAAGTTTCTTCGTGAAATTCTTTAGATTTTTAATGTGCAAATAA